Part of the Crossiella cryophila genome, CACCAGCGCGGCCGCGGCGTAGCGGGCCAGGCCGACCCGGATCAGCGAGCGGACCGGGCCCTCGGGCTCGGCGCTGTCCCGGACAATGGCGTCCAGTGAATCGCCGAATTCGAGTAACGCGATTTGGGTGGCCATCCGGAAAGCCTGCTGGCCAGGTCGCATGTTCAGCGAAAGGCTGAGTGTCCTGGTGGCCGGATCGAAGTGGTGCAATTCACCTGCCGAACCCTTATGAGCTACATCACCCACCATGGTGCGCACGTGCACACCGTGCTTGTCGGCCAGTCTGGCGGTCAGCGCGGCGCGCACCTCGCCGGGCCGGATGCCGATCACCCCGGCCACCTGCTCGGCCGCGTCGTCCAGGCTGGGGAAGTGGTTGGCGTAGGTGTAGAAGAAGTCGCGGACCCGCTCGTGCGCGCCGATCACCGACTCCACCGCGCGGTCCCCGGCGAGCAGGCCGAGCTGCTCGTCCAGGTGCTGGTTGCGCCGGTGCAACGCGATCACCGCCTTGGCCAGCTCAGGCCGGGAAGTGGCGAGTTCCCGCAGGTCATCGGCTGAAACCTCGGCCGAGGACAGGGCCTCGCGCAGTTCGGCGAACAGCCGCGCGGAGTCCTGGGCGGCGAAGAAGGAGGCGTCAACGCCGAAGGTCTCGGTGATCTTGAGCAGCACCGGAACGGTCAGCGGCCGGGAGTCGTGCTCGATCTGGTTGAGGTAACTCGGCGAGATGCCCAGCGAGCGCGCGAGGTCGACCTGGTTCAGCCCCCGCTCCTCGCGCAGCCTGCGCACCCTGCCGCCGACGAAGGTCTTGGCCATCCCGCACCTCCAGTGATGACCAGCCTAGGGCCTGCTGGCTAATTCCCGAATTCGCAAGATTCGCAGAATCGCCGTTGAAGATTTTCAGAAATTGGCAGATTGCGGATCTCGACCGGTGCGGTGAATTCCTGCCAATGTCCTCGACATGTTGAGCGCGAAGCAGATCGCTGAGAACTGGGCCACCGACCCCCGCTGGGCCGGCATCGAGCGCACGCACACCGCCGAGGACGTGGTCCGGCTGCGTGGCAGCGTGGTCGAGGAGCACACCCTGGCCCGGCTGGGCGCGCAGCGGCTGTGGGAGCTGCTGCACACCGAGGACTACATCAACTCCCTCGGCGCGCTGACCGGCAACCAGGCCGTGCAGCAGGTCAGGGCCGGCCTCAAGGCCATCTACCTCTCCGGCTGGCAGGTCGCCGCGGACGCCAACCTGTCCGGCCAGACCTACCCGGACCAGAGCCTCTACCCGGCCAACTCGGTGCCGCAGGTGGTGCGCCGGATCAACAACGCGCTGCTGCGCGCCGACCAGATCAGCCACGCCGAGAACGAGCCGAACGCCCCGCACTGGCTGGCCCCGATCGTGGCCGACGCCGAGGCCGGTTTCGGCGGCCCGCTCAACGCCTTCGAGCTGATGAAGGGCATGATCGCCGCTGGCGCGGCAGGCGTGCACTGGGAGGACCAGCTCGCCTCGGAGAAGAAGTGCGGCCACCTGGGCGGCAAGGTGCTCATCCCCACCGGCCAGCACGTGCGCACGCTGACCTCGGCCCGGCTGGCCGCCGACATCGCCGGCGTGCCCACGCTGGTGATCGCCCGCACCGACGCCGAGGCCGCCAACCTGATCACCAGTGACGTGGACGAGCGGGATCAGCCCTACGTCACCGGCGAGCGCACCGCGGAGGGTTTCTACCGGGTGCGCAACGGGATCGAGCCCTGCATCGCCCGCGGCCTGGCCTACGCCCCGCACTCCGACCTGCTGTGGATGGAGACCGGCACGCCGGACCTGGAGGTGGCCCGCCGCTTCGCCGAGGCCATCAAGTCGCAGTACCCGGACCAGCTGCTGGCCTACAACTGCTCGCCCTCGTTCAACTGGCGCCGTCACCTCGACGACGCCACCATCGCCAAGTTCCAGCGCGAACTCGGCCACATGGGCTACAAGTTCCAGTTCATCACCCTCGCCGGGTTCCACGCGCTCAACCACTCCATGTTCGACCTGGCCAAGGGCTACGCGGCCACCGGCATGACCGCGTATGTGGAGCTGCAGGAGCGCGAGTTCGCCGCCGAGGCCGAGGGCTACACCGCGACCAAGCACCAGCGCGAGGTCGGCACCGGCTACTTCGACCTGGTCAGCACCGCGATCAACCCGGCGGCCTCGACCACCGCGCTGGCCGAGTCCACCGAAGCCGCCCAGTTCGCCTGAGTCCCCGTCCCAGAGACCGCAGAGGAGGCATCGTGCCCAGCAGAGTCCAGCTCACCGGCCCGTGGGGCGAGCGGTTCGAGGAGGTCCTGACGCCGGAGGCGATCGAGTTCGTGGTGCGGCTGGACGACCGGTTCGCCGGCCGCCGCGCCGAACTGCTCGCCGCGCGGCGGGAACGGCGGGAGTTCTTCGCCGAGGGCGGGCTGCCCGACTTCCTGCCGGAGACCAGGGCGATCCGTGAGGACCCGACCTGGCGGGTGGCCCAGCCCGCGCCGGGCCTGCGCGATCGCCGGGTGGAGATCACCGGGCCGCCGGAGCGCAAGATGGCGATCAACGCGCTCAACTCCGGCGCGAAGGTGTGGATGGCCGATTTCGAGGACGCCACCGCGCCCACCTGGGCCAACATCGTCACCGGTCAGCTCAACCTGATCGACGCGATCGAGCGGCGGATCGACTTCACCGCCGAGGGCGGCAAGCACTACGCCCT contains:
- a CDS encoding short-chain fatty acyl-CoA regulator family protein; protein product: MAKTFVGGRVRRLREERGLNQVDLARSLGISPSYLNQIEHDSRPLTVPVLLKITETFGVDASFFAAQDSARLFAELREALSSAEVSADDLRELATSRPELAKAVIALHRRNQHLDEQLGLLAGDRAVESVIGAHERVRDFFYTYANHFPSLDDAAEQVAGVIGIRPGEVRAALTARLADKHGVHVRTMVGDVAHKGSAGELHHFDPATRTLSLSLNMRPGQQAFRMATQIALLEFGDSLDAIVRDSAEPEGPVRSLIRVGLARYAAAALVMPYRAFHETAERLRYDIELLADHFAMGFETICHRLTTLQRPGARGVPFSFVRVDRAGNVSKRQSATGFHFSRAGGTCPLWSVYSAFSAPGRVITQVAAMPDGQRYFWVARTVSRSRGGYASPGKSFAVGLGCEIRHAGRLVYSAGTDLDDAAAATPIGPGCQTCDRPLCPQRSSPPIGKPLRVDENRSTFVPYPLQPFREGSR
- the aceA gene encoding isocitrate lyase, whose product is MLSAKQIAENWATDPRWAGIERTHTAEDVVRLRGSVVEEHTLARLGAQRLWELLHTEDYINSLGALTGNQAVQQVRAGLKAIYLSGWQVAADANLSGQTYPDQSLYPANSVPQVVRRINNALLRADQISHAENEPNAPHWLAPIVADAEAGFGGPLNAFELMKGMIAAGAAGVHWEDQLASEKKCGHLGGKVLIPTGQHVRTLTSARLAADIAGVPTLVIARTDAEAANLITSDVDERDQPYVTGERTAEGFYRVRNGIEPCIARGLAYAPHSDLLWMETGTPDLEVARRFAEAIKSQYPDQLLAYNCSPSFNWRRHLDDATIAKFQRELGHMGYKFQFITLAGFHALNHSMFDLAKGYAATGMTAYVELQEREFAAEAEGYTATKHQREVGTGYFDLVSTAINPAASTTALAESTEAAQFA